One segment of Anastrepha obliqua isolate idAnaObli1 chromosome 3, idAnaObli1_1.0, whole genome shotgun sequence DNA contains the following:
- the LOC129240622 gene encoding all trans-polyprenyl-diphosphate synthase PDSS2-like, producing the protein MWKRISIQTGLLQVGRGKYQFRLRSLAPAFTLTFTQPNLRALTSTSAAKPTPPKHDWNRAVSEAERIVGYPTSFLSLRWLLSDEIANVALHLRKLVGSNHPLLKTAKHLLYNGKNTMQAWGLIVLLISKAAGHAPSVPDMEQDKSAGVLHSQRALAEVTEMIRISHLVHNSLVNLQPSSEAGKDTASYEDMAFGNKIGLLTGDYLLGHSSAELANLRNQEVVELISSAVRDFSESQFIGERDEQNNPLPKKPGTETPKANGTATTESIDFDVNDVMIPMNISKVMGIPEKEWECRNILNAGSLLGKACQGALKLAGQSEDMQRQAYLFGKHLSLAWQACLDAEPFQSSTLPMDTTFSLVSAPVLFHLEYDPSLYEEIEKGRVSVENIDYAKIHKSILAGPGLEKTKALQRKHTTAAMEVLKKFPPTDARTALENIILAMQDL; encoded by the exons ATGTGGAAACGTATATCTATCCAAACAGGCCTCCTACAGGTTGGCAGAGGCAAATATCAGTTTCGCTTGCGCTCTTTGGCACCTGCTTTCACTTTAACTTTTACGCAACCCAATTTACGTGCATTAACGTCAACGTCAGCAGCGAAGCCAACGCCTCCGAAACATGACTGGAATCGTGCTGTCAGCGAGGCAGAACGTATTGTAGGCTACCCCACCTCATTCCTCAGTTTACGATGgcttttgagtgatgaaatcgCGAATGTAGCTTTACATCTGCGGAAACTAGTGGGTAGCAATCATCCTCTACTTAAGACGGCAAA GCATTTACTTTATAATGGTAAAAACACAATGCAAGCCTGGGGCCTAATTGTGCTTTTGATATCAAAGGCCGCTGGTCATGCACCTTCAGTACCAGATATGGAGCAAGATAAAAGCGCCGGAGTGCTGCATTCCCAACGCGCTTTGGCTGAAGTCACAGAAATGATTCGAATCTCCCATTTAGTGCACAAT AGCTTGGTAAATTTGCAACCATCATCAGAGGCGGGGAAGGATACCGCCTCTTATGAAGACATGGCATTTGGTAACAAAATCGGTTTACTCACTGGGGACTATCTACTTGGTCACTCAAGCGCTGAATTAGCTAACCTACGCAATCAAGAAGTGGTGGAGTTAATTTCCTCCGCAGTTCGTGATTTTTCGGAGTCGCAATTCATTGGAGAGCGTGACGAACAAAATAATCCATTACCAAAAAAACCTGGAACTGAAACACCTAAAGCGAATGGCACAGCAACAACAGAAAGCATAGATTTCGACGTGAATGATGTTATGATACCTATGAATATCTCTAAAGTTATGGGCATTCCAGAAAAAGAATGGGAATGTCGAAATATATTAAACGCAGGCAGTCTGCTTGGTAAAGCATGTCAGGGTGCTCTAAAATTGGCCGGACAAAGCGAAGATATGCAACGACAAGCATATCTTTTTGGCAAGCATTTGTCGTTGGCATGGCAGGCATGTTTAGATGCCGAGCCCTTTCAGAGTAGTACACTACCGATgg ATACCACATTTAGTCTGGTAAGCGCGCCAGTTCTATTTCATCTTGAATACGACCCTTCACTGTATGAGGAAATTGAAAAAGGGCGAGTATCAGTAGAAAATATCGACTACGCCAAGATACACAAATCAATTCTAGCTGGACCGGGTCTGGAAAAGACCAAAGCTTTACAGCGCAAACATACGACGGCAGCAATggaagtgttaaaaaaattcccTCCTACTGATGCACGCACAGCTttggaaaacattattttagCAATGCAGGACTTGTAA
- the LOC129240477 gene encoding serine/threonine-protein phosphatase 6 regulatory subunit 3-like isoform X2, which produces MFWDKSYTPSQNIEALLEKENVTVEEFLDDDDILLECRSQKKTIVNYFTRPDVIKRLVELITTEPSENLPLAQRYRHANMACEILTFGLPSLDEKLLSDEDILKTLYSYLENEPPLNPLLSSFFSKTFSMLFTKKAEQDWFLYQQMCLKLLEYIKSQNNFLDLICKHFFTPVIPDLIMQMMRDVEGGQMKRNLYEWLTGDKLVERLIAIIGNPQETDKHTNVAEFLCDLIQQGRSMRYLEQENDTFEPTFDGSNPILKSIESERNVEALLNVILEPNAQESAIVSGISVVLILLKPVVFTEEPNSDRMKIIQDREKECSEQILSTVIRVIAPRLKDFNELLRNPPNKPEIVTTAAKLSQPFGMTRLQICRIFTVLLQTKNEEILNTVCETDFFETLLTLFKQYCWNNFLHSEVEKCLQIVFYTQLSKNNNSMQGSTIGNDGSFNKTENNIEHTSFFDFVFKSDNRKDVDNNEATDESDTVEKEDEKSSEKEDIEMKTDEQIPDDKGETINEDKLENSDTTSNVNAMETDDGTVEKAAENVEKPPVPDFVGDRESAENKQNKTKVDTDTGPSVLQIHVIEKCKLISKLIDCWKQNTDMESTEKGRRLGYMGHLIKIFKHITNSISESKHIGALIESNLSDEFELKLWQSIINPTDGDLTKALATQSKMLANCNAHEAGDYSQHLPKDFLGDNSTWDYIMSSNVMSTNMINNLGFSDSGSNFGRNIDDDDDDNDENNAGCDSSGGGGGSGSGSSLFGKNAISTSALQAFGVTNNPWDHMDPFSDLTANSNSTPWATDFSSDNFADFDSHFSSFTNDLGESLISAATTTSGTAAIKENSNDDDDDRNNSGSGVGVGNQQQQNTTDNGTALSGTGRPVATGSKSETGYDNNANVERNETLVTQEIGEFADGTDAVDDDDVDVSNEKAMATSLVRTLQSVMQDSEDDYEDDEGMWTKPLGGSAVDASDDKCDDECESQTNKLRFTNGPSSKDVHENENTHKLNKTDDDDSNTIATANINDIEGIESIKGAAVVGTTKRTGSFTSSDGVNDVGCNATAMTNTT; this is translated from the exons ATGTTTTGGGACAAAAGCTATACACCGTCACAGAATATAGAGGCGCTGCTGGAGAAAGAG AACGTTACAGTGGAAGAATTTCTGGACGATGATGACATATTACTGGAGTGtagatcacaaaaaaaaactattgttaATTA TTTCACTCGTCCTGATGTAATAAAGCGCCTTGTTGAACTCATTACAACAGAACCATCTGAGAATCTACCTTTGGCACAAAGATATCGACATGCAAATATGGCTTGTGAAATTTTAACGtt TGGTTTACCGTCCCTAGATGAGAAGCTTTTGTCAGATGAAGATATATTAAAAACACTTTATTCATATCTGGAAAACGAACCACCGCTGAATCCTTTGCTATCGTCATTTTTTAGCAAAACATTTAGTATGCTCTTCACAAAAAAGGCTGAACAAGATTGGTTTTTGTATCAACAAATGTGCCTAAAACTCTTGGAATACATTAAgtcgcaaaataattttttggatttgATTTGTAAGCATTTTTTCACACCCGTCATACCCGATCTAATAATGCAAATGATGAGGGATGTAGAAGGTGGTCAAATGAAAAGGAATTTATATGAA TGGCTCACTGGAGATAAACTTGTAGAGAGACTGATTGCAATAATTGGTAATCCTCAAGAAACCGACAAACATACAAATGTTGCGGAATTCCTCTGTGATTTAATACAGCAAGGTCGTTCCATGCGTTACTTGGAGCAGGAGAACGACACTTTTGAGCCCACATTCGATGGTTCGAATCCAATTTTGAAATCCATCGAGAGTGAGCGAAATGTTGAAGCCTTGTTGAATGTGATTTTGGAACCAAACGCGCAAGAGAGCGCAATCGTATCAGGAATATCGGTTGTACTTATTCTTCTAAAACCTGTGGTGTTTac TGAAGAACCTAATTCAGATCGTATGAAAATCATACAAGATCGTGAAAAGGAGTGTAGTGAACAAATACTCTCTACTGTGATCCGTGTCATTGCACCACGTCTTAAAGATTTCAATGAGCTACTCAGAAACCCGCCAAAT AAACCAGAAATAGTGACTACAGCAGCTAAGCTATCACAGCCTTTTGGGATGACACGTTTGCAAATCTGCCGTATTTTTACAGtattattgcaaacaaaaaacgaaGAGATTTTGAATAC CGTCTGTGAAACGGATTTTTTTGAAACTCTGCTCACCCTCTTCAAGcaatattgttggaataattttttgcacAGCGAAGTTGAAAAGTGTCTTCAAATAGTATTTTATACGCAActatcaaaaaacaataattcaaTGCAAGGCAGTACAATAGGAAATGATGGATCTTTCAATAAAACGGAAAATAATATCGAACATACCTCGTTTTTCGATTTCGTTTTCAAGTCTGATAATAGAAAAGACGTTGATAACAACGAAGCTACTGATGAAAGCGACACTGTTGAAAAGGAAGATGAAAAGTCTTCAGAAAAAGAAGATATTGAAATGAAAACGGATGAACAAATTCCCGATGATAAAGGCGAAACAATAAACGAAGATAAATTAGAAAACAGTGATACCACATCGAATGTTAACGCCATGGAAACGGATGATGGTACTGTAGAAAAGGCGGCAGAAAATGTAGAAAAGCCGCCTGTTCCAGATTTCGTTGGTGACagagaaagtgcagaaaacaaGCAGAACAAAACCAAAGTTGACACCGATACTGGTCCGTCCGTATTACAAATACAC GTGATTGAAAAGTGCAAgctaatttcaaaattaattgactGCTGGAAACAAAACACAGACATGGA atCAACCGAAAAGGGCCGTCGCCTCGGCTATATGggacatttaataaaaatattcaaacataTTACGAATAGTATATCAGAATCTAAACATATCGGTGCCTTAATTGAGAGTAATTTAAGTGATGAGTTTGAGTTAAAATTGTGGCAATCAATAATAAATCCAACCGATGGTGATCTTACAAAGGCCTTAGCCACACAAAGTAAAATGTTAGCGAATTGTAACGCTCATGAAGCGGGTGACTACAGTCAACATTTACCAAAAGATTTTCTGGGTGATAATAGTACTTGGGATTACATAATGTCATCAAATGTGATGTCAACGAATATGAT CAATAACCTTGGCTTCAGTGATTCCGGCTCAAAC TTTGGTCGCAATATAGACGACGATGATGACGACAACGATGAAAACAATGCTGGCTGTGACagcagcggcggcggcggcggcagtGGCAGCGGTTCATCACTCTTCGGCAAAAATGCCATTTCAACATCAGCACTACAAGCATTCGGTGTAACCAACAACCCGTGGGATCACATGGATCCATTCAGCGATCTAACTGCGAATAGCAATTCTACACCTTGGGCAACCGACTTTAGCTCGGATAATTTTGCTGATTTCGATTCGCATTTTAGTTCGTTCACCAATGATTTAGGGGAGAGTTTGATTAGTGCGGCAACCACAACATCTGGAACTGCTGCGATTAAAGAGAATAGCAACGACGATGATGACGATCGCAACAATAGTGGCAGCGGCGTTGGAGTTGGTAATCAGCAACAGCAGAATACGACTGACAACGGTACAGCCTTGAGTGGCACTGGTCGACCCGTTGCAACAGGGAGTAAATCCGAAACAGGCTATGATAATAACGCAAATGTAGAGAGAAATGAAACGTTGGTAACGCAAGAAATTGGCGAATTTGCTGATGGTACGGATGCTGTTGATGACGACGATGTAGATGTGTCGAATGAGAAGGCCATGGCCACTTCGCTTGTGCGTACACTGCAATCGGTCATGCAGGATTCAGAGGATgactatgaggatgatgaagGCATGTGGACAAAACCGCTGGGCGGTAGCGCGGTGGATGCGTCCGATGACAAGTGTGATGATGAATGCGAGTCGCAAACTAATAAGCTGCGCTTCACCAACGGCCCAAGTAGCAAAGATGTTCACGAAAATGAAAATACACATAAATT AAACAaaactgatgatgatgattccaACACAATTGCAACGGCGAATATTAATGATATCGAAGGTATTGAGAGTATTAAAGGTGCTGCTGTGGTTGGTACTACAAAACGTACAGGCAGTTTCACATCGTCGGACGGCGTCAATGATGTGGGGTGCAATGCTACAGCGATGACCAACACAACATAG
- the LOC129240623 gene encoding methyltransferase-like protein 22, giving the protein MYKVTSEIYEETNYNPVKADNGRVLSKFQFKYPPEDDDTTAYNGVIADEDGDLVVRRKSVSGPGGLIKIEHSEATELRLVGLQVWRGALLLADYIFHKRNEFRDKVVLELGAGVGLTSIAAAIYAKKVVCTDVNVGGILDLIRENIKHNSVLLHKPNNIDVLEFDFLKPVQEYSPALLEAIDNCDVVVAADVIYDDNLTDAFIRVLDVLFERGKLSGKDKTAYIALEKRYVFTLSEMDTVAPMFEYFLKQTLNKPWLFEYIETDFPQYFDYDRRRHLVLIKVVHIK; this is encoded by the coding sequence ATGTACAAAGTGACCAGTGAAATCTATGAGGAGACCAACTACAACCCAGTCAAGGCTGACAACGGTAGAGTATTGTCCAAATTCCAATTTAAATATCCGCCAGAAGATGATGATACAACGGCTTATAATGGAGTCATTGCCGACGAGGATGGTGACTTAGTTGTGCGACGAAAATCAGTTTCTGGTCCAGGAGGGTTGATTAAGATTGAACATTCTGAAGCTACCGAATTGCGTTTGGTAGGGCTGCAAGTTTGGCGTGGTGCATTGCTATTAGCtgattatatttttcataaaagaaatgaatttcgTGACAAGGTTGTGCTTGAACTGGGTGCAGGTGTTGGTTTAACAAGTATTGCTGCAGCGATCTATGCGAAAAAGGTGGTATGCACAGATGTGAATGTTGGCGGTATTTTAGACTTAATACGCGAAAACATAAAACACAATTCAGTACTGCTTCACAAACCTAATAACATAGATGTCTTGGAATTTGATTTTCTAAAGCCTGTCCAAGAATATTCTCCTGCACTTTTGGAGGCTATTGACAATTGTGATGTGGTGGTTGCAGCTGATGTTATTTATGATGATAACCTAACCGATGCATTTATACGTGTTTTAGATGTTTTGTTTGAGCGCGGAAAACTATCAGGAAAAGATAAAACAGCTTATATAGCATTAGAAAAGCGATATGTTTTTACACTGTCGGAGATGGACACGGTGGCGCCAATGTTCGAATATTTCTTGAAGCAGACACTGAATAAACCGTGGTTGTTTGAATATATTGAAACCGATTTTCCACAATATTTCGATTATGATCGTCGCAGACATCTCGTACTGATAAAAGTAGTGCATATAAAATGa
- the LOC129240477 gene encoding serine/threonine-protein phosphatase 6 regulatory subunit 3-like isoform X1, with amino-acid sequence MFWDKSYTPSQNIEALLEKENVTVEEFLDDDDILLECRSQKKTIVNYFTRPDVIKRLVELITTEPSENLPLAQRYRHANMACEILTFGLPSLDEKLLSDEDILKTLYSYLENEPPLNPLLSSFFSKTFSMLFTKKAEQDWFLYQQMCLKLLEYIKSQNNFLDLICKHFFTPVIPDLIMQMMRDVEGGQMKRNLYEWLTGDKLVERLIAIIGNPQETDKHTNVAEFLCDLIQQGRSMRYLEQENDTFEPTFDGSNPILKSIESERNVEALLNVILEPNAQESAIVSGISVVLILLKPVVFTEEPNSDRMKIIQDREKECSEQILSTVIRVIAPRLKDFNELLRNPPNKPEIVTTAAKLSQPFGMTRLQICRIFTVLLQTKNEEILNTVCETDFFETLLTLFKQYCWNNFLHSEVEKCLQIVFYTQLSKNNNSMQGSTIGNDGSFNKTENNIEHTSFFDFVFKSDNRKDVDNNEATDESDTVEKEDEKSSEKEDIEMKTDEQIPDDKGETINEDKLENSDTTSNVNAMETDDGTVEKAAENVEKPPVPDFVGDRESAENKQNKTKVDTDTGPSVLQIHVIEKCKLISKLIDCWKQNTDMESTEKGRRLGYMGHLIKIFKHITNSISESKHIGALIESNLSDEFELKLWQSIINPTDGDLTKALATQSKMLANCNAHEAGDYSQHLPKDFLGDNSTWDYIMSSNVMSTNMINNLGFSDSGSNDIVFALEHDIYRNNLLENDHNAENDLNLFQFGRNIDDDDDDNDENNAGCDSSGGGGGSGSGSSLFGKNAISTSALQAFGVTNNPWDHMDPFSDLTANSNSTPWATDFSSDNFADFDSHFSSFTNDLGESLISAATTTSGTAAIKENSNDDDDDRNNSGSGVGVGNQQQQNTTDNGTALSGTGRPVATGSKSETGYDNNANVERNETLVTQEIGEFADGTDAVDDDDVDVSNEKAMATSLVRTLQSVMQDSEDDYEDDEGMWTKPLGGSAVDASDDKCDDECESQTNKLRFTNGPSSKDVHENENTHKLNKTDDDDSNTIATANINDIEGIESIKGAAVVGTTKRTGSFTSSDGVNDVGCNATAMTNTT; translated from the exons ATGTTTTGGGACAAAAGCTATACACCGTCACAGAATATAGAGGCGCTGCTGGAGAAAGAG AACGTTACAGTGGAAGAATTTCTGGACGATGATGACATATTACTGGAGTGtagatcacaaaaaaaaactattgttaATTA TTTCACTCGTCCTGATGTAATAAAGCGCCTTGTTGAACTCATTACAACAGAACCATCTGAGAATCTACCTTTGGCACAAAGATATCGACATGCAAATATGGCTTGTGAAATTTTAACGtt TGGTTTACCGTCCCTAGATGAGAAGCTTTTGTCAGATGAAGATATATTAAAAACACTTTATTCATATCTGGAAAACGAACCACCGCTGAATCCTTTGCTATCGTCATTTTTTAGCAAAACATTTAGTATGCTCTTCACAAAAAAGGCTGAACAAGATTGGTTTTTGTATCAACAAATGTGCCTAAAACTCTTGGAATACATTAAgtcgcaaaataattttttggatttgATTTGTAAGCATTTTTTCACACCCGTCATACCCGATCTAATAATGCAAATGATGAGGGATGTAGAAGGTGGTCAAATGAAAAGGAATTTATATGAA TGGCTCACTGGAGATAAACTTGTAGAGAGACTGATTGCAATAATTGGTAATCCTCAAGAAACCGACAAACATACAAATGTTGCGGAATTCCTCTGTGATTTAATACAGCAAGGTCGTTCCATGCGTTACTTGGAGCAGGAGAACGACACTTTTGAGCCCACATTCGATGGTTCGAATCCAATTTTGAAATCCATCGAGAGTGAGCGAAATGTTGAAGCCTTGTTGAATGTGATTTTGGAACCAAACGCGCAAGAGAGCGCAATCGTATCAGGAATATCGGTTGTACTTATTCTTCTAAAACCTGTGGTGTTTac TGAAGAACCTAATTCAGATCGTATGAAAATCATACAAGATCGTGAAAAGGAGTGTAGTGAACAAATACTCTCTACTGTGATCCGTGTCATTGCACCACGTCTTAAAGATTTCAATGAGCTACTCAGAAACCCGCCAAAT AAACCAGAAATAGTGACTACAGCAGCTAAGCTATCACAGCCTTTTGGGATGACACGTTTGCAAATCTGCCGTATTTTTACAGtattattgcaaacaaaaaacgaaGAGATTTTGAATAC CGTCTGTGAAACGGATTTTTTTGAAACTCTGCTCACCCTCTTCAAGcaatattgttggaataattttttgcacAGCGAAGTTGAAAAGTGTCTTCAAATAGTATTTTATACGCAActatcaaaaaacaataattcaaTGCAAGGCAGTACAATAGGAAATGATGGATCTTTCAATAAAACGGAAAATAATATCGAACATACCTCGTTTTTCGATTTCGTTTTCAAGTCTGATAATAGAAAAGACGTTGATAACAACGAAGCTACTGATGAAAGCGACACTGTTGAAAAGGAAGATGAAAAGTCTTCAGAAAAAGAAGATATTGAAATGAAAACGGATGAACAAATTCCCGATGATAAAGGCGAAACAATAAACGAAGATAAATTAGAAAACAGTGATACCACATCGAATGTTAACGCCATGGAAACGGATGATGGTACTGTAGAAAAGGCGGCAGAAAATGTAGAAAAGCCGCCTGTTCCAGATTTCGTTGGTGACagagaaagtgcagaaaacaaGCAGAACAAAACCAAAGTTGACACCGATACTGGTCCGTCCGTATTACAAATACAC GTGATTGAAAAGTGCAAgctaatttcaaaattaattgactGCTGGAAACAAAACACAGACATGGA atCAACCGAAAAGGGCCGTCGCCTCGGCTATATGggacatttaataaaaatattcaaacataTTACGAATAGTATATCAGAATCTAAACATATCGGTGCCTTAATTGAGAGTAATTTAAGTGATGAGTTTGAGTTAAAATTGTGGCAATCAATAATAAATCCAACCGATGGTGATCTTACAAAGGCCTTAGCCACACAAAGTAAAATGTTAGCGAATTGTAACGCTCATGAAGCGGGTGACTACAGTCAACATTTACCAAAAGATTTTCTGGGTGATAATAGTACTTGGGATTACATAATGTCATCAAATGTGATGTCAACGAATATGAT CAATAACCTTGGCTTCAGTGATTCCGGCTCAAAC GACATAGTTTTTGCGCTTGAACATGACATCTATCGCAATAATCTGCTCGAAAACGATCATAACGCCGAAAACGACCTTAATTTGTTTCAGTTTGGTCGCAATATAGACGACGATGATGACGACAACGATGAAAACAATGCTGGCTGTGACagcagcggcggcggcggcggcagtGGCAGCGGTTCATCACTCTTCGGCAAAAATGCCATTTCAACATCAGCACTACAAGCATTCGGTGTAACCAACAACCCGTGGGATCACATGGATCCATTCAGCGATCTAACTGCGAATAGCAATTCTACACCTTGGGCAACCGACTTTAGCTCGGATAATTTTGCTGATTTCGATTCGCATTTTAGTTCGTTCACCAATGATTTAGGGGAGAGTTTGATTAGTGCGGCAACCACAACATCTGGAACTGCTGCGATTAAAGAGAATAGCAACGACGATGATGACGATCGCAACAATAGTGGCAGCGGCGTTGGAGTTGGTAATCAGCAACAGCAGAATACGACTGACAACGGTACAGCCTTGAGTGGCACTGGTCGACCCGTTGCAACAGGGAGTAAATCCGAAACAGGCTATGATAATAACGCAAATGTAGAGAGAAATGAAACGTTGGTAACGCAAGAAATTGGCGAATTTGCTGATGGTACGGATGCTGTTGATGACGACGATGTAGATGTGTCGAATGAGAAGGCCATGGCCACTTCGCTTGTGCGTACACTGCAATCGGTCATGCAGGATTCAGAGGATgactatgaggatgatgaagGCATGTGGACAAAACCGCTGGGCGGTAGCGCGGTGGATGCGTCCGATGACAAGTGTGATGATGAATGCGAGTCGCAAACTAATAAGCTGCGCTTCACCAACGGCCCAAGTAGCAAAGATGTTCACGAAAATGAAAATACACATAAATT AAACAaaactgatgatgatgattccaACACAATTGCAACGGCGAATATTAATGATATCGAAGGTATTGAGAGTATTAAAGGTGCTGCTGTGGTTGGTACTACAAAACGTACAGGCAGTTTCACATCGTCGGACGGCGTCAATGATGTGGGGTGCAATGCTACAGCGATGACCAACACAACATAG
- the LOC129240620 gene encoding probable asparagine synthetase [glutamine-hydrolyzing]: protein MCGIFAIFSRDGQPLAPKVYHGSMHTAREIAYRQSGKQRHRGPDDTGVKVLPEDGVVLIHERLAVICVHTGHQPLVSESGNTLVVANGEIYNYLEQSAEIAKKRGHYKPKSDCNVIGELYEIYGEHLLEYITGMFAFVLYDKRTKNILIARDPFGIIPLYIGEDVDGNIWVASEMKCLVEFCPKLELFTPGELRVGPANNLQRKKYFKESWIEHIPTQEVDLSILRSKFESAVRSHLQCDVPFGALLSGGVDSSLVASIATKLRRESDPNYRLKTFSVGLCNAPDFKAAKLVADYIGSDHTEIVFEIEDALDGIRDIIYHLETYDVTTVRCSLPMLILARYIKSTGIKMILSGEGADEIFGGYLYFFKAPNTEEFHKELVKRVEQINVSDCLRANKVTMAKGLELRVPFLDTSFVNYVMSIRPDNKIPGDLNCLGNQTKYRIEKHILRATFANNYLPNEVLWRQKEQFSDGVGYEWIDSIRRVATSHITDEQFATAAERFPINTPTTKEAFYYRTIFEEQFPGEAAAQTVKRWVPRLDWGCPEDPSGRAQAVHQVHH, encoded by the coding sequence ATGTGTGGCATATTTGCGATATTTTCAAGAGATGGCCAACCCTTGGCGCCAAAAGTTTACCACGGCAGCATGCATACTGCGCGCGAAATAGCCTACCGACAAAGTGGCAAGCAACGACACCGCGGTCCGGATGACACAGGTGTCAAGGTGCTTCCCGAGGACGGCGTAGTATTGATACATGAACGTCTAGCGGTTATATGCGTACACACTGGTCATCAACCATTAGTTTCGGAAAGCGGCAATACACTGGTGGTGGCGAATGGTGAAATTTACAACTACCTTGAACAATCAGCGGAAATAGCAAAGAAGCGTGGACATTACAAGCCCAAAAGTGATTGCAATGTGATTGGTGAATTGTATGAGATCTACGGCGAGCATCTGTTGGAGTACATCACTGGTATGTTTGCTTTTGTGCTCTACGATAAACGCACGAAAAATATACTCATCGCGCGTGATCCTTTCGGCATAATACCGTTGTATATTGGTGAGGATGTGGATGGTAATATATGGGTTGCTTCAGAGATGAAATGCCTTGTAGAGTTTTGCCCGAAACTGGAACTGTTTACACCAGGTGAACTGCGTGTAGGCCCAGCAAATAACCTCCAGCGTAAGAAATATTTCAAGGAGTCATGGATCGAACATATACCCACACAAGAGGTGGACTTGTCAATACTGCGCTCTAAATTCGAGTCGGCTGTGCGCTCACATTTGCAGTGCGATGTGCCGTTTGGGGCGCTGCTTTCAGGCGGGGTCGATTCCAGCCTAGTAGCTTCGATTGCAACAAAACTACGCCGTGAAAGTGATCCAAACTATCGGTTAAAAACTTTTTCGGTAGGTCTGTGCAATGCGCCTGATTTTAAGGCGGCGAAGTTGGTTGCTGACTATATTGGCAGTGATCATACTGAAATAGTTTTCGAAATAGAAGATGCTTTAGACGGCATACGTGATATCATCTACCACTTGGAGACATATGATGTGACAACCGTGCGCTGTAGTTTACCAATGCTGATACTGGCGCGTTATATCAAAAGTACTGGCATTAAAATGATACTATCTGGAGAAGGGGCTGACGAAATATTCGGcggatatttatatttctttaagGCGCCAAATACTGAAGAATTCCACAAAGAGCTGGTGAAGCGTGTCGAACAAATCAACGTGTCCGACTGCCTGCGTGCCAATAAAGTGACGATGGCCAAAGGCTTGGAACTGCGTGTGCCCTTCCTCGACACATCCTTTGTAAACTATGTGATGTCAATACGCCCGGATAATAAAATACCAGGCGATCTCAACTGTTTGGGTAATCAGACAAAGTATCGCATTGAGAAACATATTCTACGTGCTACGTTCGCcaacaattacctgccgaacgAAGTGCTGTGGCGACAAAAGGAGCAATTTTCCGACGGTGTGGGCTATGAATGGATTGACAGCATACGCCGTGTGGCGACCTCACACATTACTGATGAGCAATTCGCGACAGCCGCCGAACGTTTCCCCATTAACACACCGACCACGAAAGAAGCTTTCTATTACCGTACAATTTTCGAGGAGCAATTCCCTGGCGAAGCAGCAGCGCAAACCGTGAAGCGTTGGGTGCCACGTTTGGATTGGGGTTGCCCCGAAGATCCATCTGGGCGCGCACAAGCTGTTCACCAAGTACACCACTGA